A window of Clostridia bacterium genomic DNA:
CATAATCCCAAAATTAAAGGAATGCACAATAAGGGGAAAAGAAAAAAAACCGCCCACCATGCTAAAAGACCAATTAAAGATCCAATAATGGGGCTAGCTATTTTACCCAAACCATTGGCCCCTTCTAAAAAACCTAGTACCCTACCCCGCATTTTATCTTGATATAAATCTCCTACCAAGGCCATCGCTAAAGGGGCGGTTCCCGCAGCCCCAATGCCTTGTATAATCCGACCAATCATAATAAAAAAATAAGCATTTTTCCATCCGGCTGCAGCCACAAATCCCGCCAATAATCCTCCCAAAGCATAAATAATCAAAGAAATAATAATAATTGGTTTACGCCGGATGTGATCAGATAAAAAACCAAATAAAGGAATTATAACACCCGCTGGTACGGAAAATAACGTAATTACTAAACCAACCTGAACCTGAGAAAGTGAAAGAGCTGCCTTCATTTGGGGTAAAACCGGAATTAACATAGAATTACCTAGAACCATTAGAAAAGGCACCCCACATAAAATTAAACCAGGGAACATTTTTTTAGTGGACATTAGTTACTCCTTTTGACTAGTAATCTCCACACTAGTATTTCCCCGGAATAATAAATTATCGCCAAAAATTTATTATTTTTATAAAAAGAGCTGCTAAACCCGCCGCCATCAAGGGACCCACCGGAATTCCCCCCAAAAAAATAATTCCGATTAAGGAGCCAATAATTAAACCAAACAATAATTCCGGATGAGCTTGTAATAAACTTAAACCTGCCTCATTTAAATGAGTAGCCACAGCACCACCTAAAAAAGCAAACAAACCGATTCCCGAAAAAAGCCCGGCCTTTAATTCTGATGTAGAAAATTTACCCCGAGCCAAAGGTGTCAATACAGAAAGCATTAAAAAAAGCAACCCCATTTCTAAGGCCCGCCGCTCAATCAAAGGAAAATAATGAGTGAGGTGAGATAATTTTAAGACCATTAAAATACAGGCCGCAATCGCGATTAAAGGGGCTTTTCCCAAAATACCAATAATAATTAAAAAAATTAATCCTGTTTCACCCCACATTAACTTCCCTCCCGAAAAACGTCTCATAAAAACCTATGCCAAAATTAACATTCTTAAAACCTTTTCCCTAGCATAGATTTCTCTAGAGGTGAAAAAAATGCACCCTATTTTATCCATGGCTTTTTGGATGGGTTGTTTAAGAATTTTTTCCGGATGTTTAGAAATCACAGCAGGATTTTTCATGCTTCATTTTCGCAGTGTGGAAACAGCCCTAAAAATTAACAGTGTCTTAGCTTTAGTCGGACCTTTAATTATGATTACCGTTACATCCTTAGGTTTAGTAGGAATCAGTTCCCAAGTCTCTTTGGAAAAAATGTTAATTATTTTAAGTGGTGTACTGTTAATTTTTTGGGGAATAAATAAAATATGAATAATATTTTTGCTTTAGCACACAATAAAAATGCCGGCCGGAAGATCACGCAGGAGGTGGTAAATTGACTGTAGGAACACAAATGCACCAGACTTTAGCTTCCTTGGAATCTGCTTGTGCTGATTTAAAATCATTTGCCTTAGAAACTGAAGACAAAACCGCAAAAAAAATGTTTGCCGAATACTCACAGCAGCTTGAATCTATTTGTCAAGGCATGAAGGCTAGATGTAATTATATCGAACAAGAAGAACCCCAATATAAAGTCTTCGAAAGTGCAATCCAACAAGGTGTACAACATGAAAACCAACATGAGGACATGAACACTACGCAATATTAACCACCAAGGGGAGACTACTTTACAGCAGTCTCCCCTTTTTGAATACCTACTAGAAGAGCCAAAAATAATAAAAACAAACCAGAAACCACATTTAAATAAAAATTCCCCAATTGCAAACTGGCCATAACTAACAAACAAACTCCGTAAATTAAATAACCCCGCTGACGTCTTTTTTTCAAAATCTGCTGCTTAATTACCTGCAAACGCCTAGGTGTAGAAGCGGCCCTTGCCCTTAACATAGTCACATTAGGTGCTAAAGAGGTAGCAGCTAACAAAGACCAAAATCGTTCCCCAAAATATAAATCCAAATCAATTTCTGCAGGTAAAAAAGTTAATTCTTTAGGGGAAAAAGCTAATTCACCCGGAACAAAAACCTTAATTAACTTTAACTTACTTCTTTGACATTGCCGAATAGCAGATAACAATTCAGACAAACTGAGAGCTTCTTCCCCATAAATATCTAGATAAATAAAAGCCCAGGTTTTCTGTGCATAAGCAACCAGGGCATAATTATCCTTATGTTCTCTTAACTTACCAGCAGGTAAAACAACATTTTTCAAAATTAATAATAATTCCCCCAAAGATACAGAGGCTAAACGGCTGCGCAATTCTGCCAGGTACAATTTTTGAAACAATTCTTTTTTGGGCATCCCAGACTCCTTAAATACTATTTGTTAATAGTATGCCCTACAAATACTTTTCTAAAGGAATTCATAATGAAATTACATGAGCAGGACTATAAGGTTGAAATATTTCCTTAATTACTCTGCCCTGTGAATCCATTACTAAAGTACCATTATGCAGAAAACGGTCTTGAACACGATACCTTAAATCCATAAAACGACAAACCAATTTTTCATCTTCTTTTTCCACATAGAAATGATAAAAAGGTGTAAATTCCCTAAACAACTGCCCCAAAAGAGTTTTTTGAAAAATAGCCGCCAAATCTTCACGCACACGTACCAACTTTCGAAAGATCTGACAACTGCCCTTAGCTAAATGGAGACTGCCTACAATAAACTTATTTTCCGTTTCTAAAATAAAATCCCAAAGCAAAGGATTAGCACTAGCAGGCAGCACATTTAAAGAAAACAAACATTTTTCCGGAAAAAACCTAGTACGTAAAATTTTCTCAGCCCATTTTTTTAACAACCAACGCCCACCTAAATAAAATCCCACCAACCCCCAAAAGACAGATTGTTTACTTAAAAGACAAATCAGTACTAAAAAAGGGTCAAATAAGGGCAATAAATTTAAAGTGTATTTTCGCTGACTTAGTGGCCATAAAATTTTCACCCCATAAGAATTTAATAAATCCAAAAATAAATGGGATAAAAAACCTACTAAAACCCCGGCGAAAAGTCCGCCAAAACCATAATTAGGATAAAAAAAAGTTAATACCCAACCAGTAAGGGCAGCTGCCACTACCGCAGTAGGTAGGGAATGGGA
This region includes:
- a CDS encoding MFS transporter; protein product: MSTKKMFPGLILCGVPFLMVLGNSMLIPVLPQMKAALSLSQVQVGLVITLFSVPAGVIIPLFGFLSDHIRRKPIIIISLIIYALGGLLAGFVAAAGWKNAYFFIMIGRIIQGIGAAGTAPLAMALVGDLYQDKMRGRVLGFLEGANGLGKIASPIIGSLIGLLAWWAVFFLFPLLCIPLILGLWFGIQEPVKQKEALSFTRYGKDLGEIFQCKGFALLGAFLAGATVLFVLFGLLFYLSDFLEVKYQLEGVKKGLIIAIPVLAMTITSSLVGFFITRSAGLSKILVCLGLGLVSGASFLLVFFKERA
- a CDS encoding DUF441 domain-containing protein, whose amino-acid sequence is MWGETGLIFLIIIGILGKAPLIAIAACILMVLKLSHLTHYFPLIERRALEMGLLFLMLSVLTPLARGKFSTSELKAGLFSGIGLFAFLGGAVATHLNEAGLSLLQAHPELLFGLIIGSLIGIIFLGGIPVGPLMAAGLAALFIKIINFWR
- a CDS encoding YqhV family protein, which translates into the protein MHPILSMAFWMGCLRIFSGCLEITAGFFMLHFRSVETALKINSVLALVGPLIMITVTSLGLVGISSQVSLEKMLIILSGVLLIFWGINKI
- a CDS encoding DUF1657 domain-containing protein, translated to MTVGTQMHQTLASLESACADLKSFALETEDKTAKKMFAEYSQQLESICQGMKARCNYIEQEEPQYKVFESAIQQGVQHENQHEDMNTTQY
- a CDS encoding metal-dependent hydrolase; its protein translation is MDPLTHGLVGMALGLQNGGSLSLANGTLVASVIGSLLPDADIVFQIRGDYAYLKQHRGFSHSLPTAVVAAALTGWVLTFFYPNYGFGGLFAGVLVGFLSHLFLDLLNSYGVKILWPLSQRKYTLNLLPLFDPFLVLICLLSKQSVFWGLVGFYLGGRWLLKKWAEKILRTRFFPEKCLFSLNVLPASANPLLWDFILETENKFIVGSLHLAKGSCQIFRKLVRVREDLAAIFQKTLLGQLFREFTPFYHFYVEKEDEKLVCRFMDLRYRVQDRFLHNGTLVMDSQGRVIKEIFQPYSPAHVISL